A single window of Cololabis saira isolate AMF1-May2022 chromosome 24, fColSai1.1, whole genome shotgun sequence DNA harbors:
- the LOC133425270 gene encoding cerebellin-2-like has product MFLPLLLLICSLSAAQIQAESDNELGENLRQTASTGGEAGNVSGQQQTCLQDIHAVLREMSGVLAGLKVEMRYLQRENEVQSAKVYQLESQNTELNQRYQENAAELLTIKSRANATENHVNALTREGEVKRVAFSASLVASGTATLGPSNIDMNLIFRNVVTNVGNAYNPITGLFTAPVRGAYHFEFYINGAAFHTHGTGAALFKNEESVFVAFELQTSGSANSANGVTLILEVGDVVFLRQPRSTRINGSTLHRNTFSGNLLFIM; this is encoded by the exons ATGTTTCTTCCATTGCTGCTGCTGATCTGCTCTCTCTCTGCAGCTCAGATTCAAGCAGAGTCTGACAATGAACTTGGAGAAAATTTAAGACAAACTGCGTCAACAGGAGGAGAAGCAGGAAATGTCTCTGGCCAACAACAAACGTGTCTGCAGGATATCCATGCAGTGCTGAGAGAGATGAGCGGCGTGTTGGCTGGACTGAAGGTTGAGATGAGATACTTGCAGCGTGAAAATGAAG tACAATCAGCTAAGGTTTATCAACTGGAGTCTCAAAATACGGAGCTGAATCAACGGTACCAAG AGAATGCAGCTGAACTGCTCACCATTAAATCCAGAGCAAACGCAACAGAAAACCATGTGAACGCTCTGACAAGAGAAGGAGAAG TGAAACGAGTGGCTTTCTCAGCGTCTTTGGTCGCTTCTGGTACAGCAACTCTTGGACCATCTAACATAGACATGAACCTGATCTTCAGAAACGTTGTTACAAATGTTGGAAATGCCTATAACCCAATCACAG GGTTATTCACAGCACCGGTGAGAGGAGCCTACCACTTTGAGTTCTACATTAATGGAGCGGCATTTCATACACATGGTACTGGTGCTGCGCTGTTCAAGAATGAAGAGAGTgtttttgtggcttttgaacTGCAGACTTCAGGGTCTGCTAATTCAGCTAATGGTGTCACTTTGATATTAGAAGTTGGAGATGTTGTGTTTTTGCGCCAGCCGCGAAGCACAAGGATTAATGGAAGTACGTTACACCGCAACACCTTCAGTGGTAATCTACTTTTCATCATGTGA